One stretch of Variovorax sp. TBS-050B DNA includes these proteins:
- a CDS encoding C40 family peptidase, which translates to MLFWIPRLLALAACLLALGCASPRLPPSPASHPPSPLSAEQSNGVAIHALGLVGTPYRYGGNTPEGGFDCSGLIGYVYRHSAGQAMPRTVARLAGFGRPVAASDIRSGDLVLFGAATPSHAGIYVGDGQFVHAPSTGGEVRLDRLDGVYWSRQPVQVRRL; encoded by the coding sequence ATGCTCTTCTGGATACCCCGTCTCCTGGCCCTCGCGGCCTGTCTTCTCGCGCTCGGCTGCGCCAGTCCGCGGCTGCCGCCGTCCCCGGCCTCGCACCCGCCTTCGCCGCTTTCGGCCGAGCAGTCGAACGGCGTCGCGATCCATGCGCTCGGCCTCGTCGGCACACCGTACCGCTACGGCGGCAACACGCCCGAGGGCGGCTTCGACTGCAGCGGCCTGATCGGCTACGTCTACCGCCACAGCGCGGGCCAGGCGATGCCGCGCACCGTGGCGCGGCTCGCGGGCTTCGGCCGGCCGGTGGCGGCGTCCGACATCCGCTCGGGCGATCTGGTGCTGTTCGGTGCAGCCACGCCGTCGCATGCTGGCATCTATGTGGGCGACGGGCAGTTCGTGCATGCGCCCTCCACGGGCGGCGAGGTGCGGCTCGATCGTCTCGACGGCGTCTACTGGTCGCGCCAGCCGGTGCAGGTGCGCAGACTCTGA
- a CDS encoding DUF4329 domain-containing protein, translating into MEIIIAPPPFPKPTQPFDTPEEAARAALQALLRQSIANRNEFGGMICRRGTKFYVSHFTIGERNKVYPGHRDENKGCMPVGAKAVAVAYFHTHPNVAGAEMTMLPDEFSSDDVDVAKSAGIDAYVGSVSGLFLKYDRASGKTYIAGECLRNADSGPVPDWKTVKQDLELKYEFLSPSAPPPPPKVKPKAPAQRPLKMPPLR; encoded by the coding sequence ATGGAAATCATCATCGCGCCGCCGCCGTTTCCCAAGCCGACCCAGCCCTTCGACACGCCCGAGGAAGCCGCACGCGCCGCGCTGCAGGCGCTGCTGCGGCAGTCGATCGCCAACCGCAACGAGTTCGGCGGCATGATCTGCAGGCGCGGCACCAAGTTCTATGTGTCGCACTTCACCATCGGCGAGCGCAACAAGGTCTACCCCGGCCACCGGGACGAGAACAAGGGCTGCATGCCGGTCGGCGCCAAGGCGGTGGCAGTGGCGTATTTCCACACCCATCCCAACGTCGCGGGCGCGGAGATGACGATGTTGCCCGACGAGTTCTCGAGCGACGACGTCGACGTGGCGAAGTCGGCCGGGATCGATGCCTACGTCGGCAGTGTTTCGGGGCTGTTCCTCAAGTACGACCGCGCGAGCGGCAAGACCTACATCGCGGGCGAATGCCTGCGCAACGCCGACAGCGGGCCGGTGCCGGACTGGAAGACGGTGAAGCAGGATCTCGAACTGAAGTACGAGTTCCTCTCGCCCTCGGCACCGCCGCCGCCGCCCAAGGTGAAACCCAAAGCCCCGGCGCAGCGCCCGCTCAAGATGCCGCCGCTTCGCTGA
- a CDS encoding DUF938 domain-containing protein produces MTHPPLPSSPAAERNKQPILEVLARVLPAHGDALELAAGTGQHAAWFAAALTRWNWQPTEADARLLPVLARRVEAAGLPNLRAPLQLDATAPEWPLPAHAFDAIYCANMLHIAPWAACAGLMHGAARHLRAGGLLVTYGPYLEDAVPTAPGNLAFDADLRARDPAWGLRRLEDVAAEARRAGLALRERHAMPANNLLLVFGFSEAAAS; encoded by the coding sequence ATGACGCATCCGCCGCTGCCCTCCAGCCCGGCCGCCGAGCGCAACAAACAGCCGATCCTCGAAGTGCTCGCGCGCGTGCTGCCGGCGCACGGCGACGCGCTCGAACTCGCCGCGGGCACGGGCCAGCATGCCGCGTGGTTCGCGGCCGCGCTGACGCGATGGAACTGGCAGCCGACCGAAGCCGATGCGCGCCTGCTGCCCGTGCTCGCGCGCCGCGTCGAGGCCGCCGGGCTGCCGAACCTGCGCGCACCGCTTCAGCTCGACGCGACCGCGCCCGAATGGCCGCTGCCGGCGCACGCCTTCGATGCGATCTACTGCGCCAACATGCTGCACATCGCGCCGTGGGCGGCCTGCGCAGGGTTGATGCATGGCGCGGCGCGGCATCTGCGCGCGGGCGGTCTGCTCGTGACCTACGGGCCGTATCTCGAGGATGCGGTGCCCACGGCGCCGGGCAACCTCGCATTCGATGCCGACCTGCGCGCACGCGATCCCGCCTGGGGCCTGCGCCGCCTCGAGGACGTGGCCGCCGAGGCGCGCCGCGCAGGGCTGGCGCTGCGCGAGCGGCATGCCATGCCCGCGAACAACCTGCTGCTGGTGTTCGGCTTCAGCGAAGCGGCGGCATCTTGA
- a CDS encoding response regulator transcription factor, whose product MTNATPSAASIRLFLVDDHPLVRDGLRARLGAVPGLEVVGEAGGADEALALVGTLAPDLVLMDVGMKGMNGIELAALLLARCEPAPHVVMLSMYDNPEYVQKALQAGARGYVLKDAPAAEIVAAIEAVSAGGTFLSPAVSKKLFRNQAPRPLLTPRESEILAALGRGESSKQIARELGLSVRTVEAHRQSIKRRLGIEGQAELIKYAVEHAREFGAGE is encoded by the coding sequence ATGACGAACGCCACACCCTCCGCCGCTTCGATCCGCCTCTTCCTGGTCGACGACCATCCGCTGGTGCGCGACGGCCTGCGCGCGCGGCTCGGCGCCGTGCCGGGGCTGGAGGTCGTCGGCGAGGCGGGCGGCGCCGACGAGGCGCTGGCGCTGGTCGGAACGCTGGCGCCCGACCTGGTGCTGATGGACGTGGGCATGAAGGGCATGAACGGCATCGAACTGGCCGCGCTGCTGCTCGCGCGCTGCGAGCCTGCGCCGCACGTGGTGATGCTGAGCATGTACGACAACCCCGAATACGTGCAGAAGGCGCTGCAGGCGGGCGCGCGCGGCTACGTGCTGAAGGATGCGCCCGCGGCCGAGATCGTTGCGGCCATCGAGGCGGTGTCCGCGGGCGGCACCTTCCTGAGCCCCGCGGTGTCGAAGAAGCTGTTCCGCAACCAGGCCCCGCGGCCGCTGCTCACGCCGCGCGAGAGCGAGATCCTCGCCGCGCTCGGCCGCGGCGAATCGAGCAAGCAGATCGCGCGCGAACTCGGGCTGAGCGTGCGCACGGTCGAGGCGCACCGCCAGAGCATCAAGCGCCGCCTCGGCATCGAGGGGCAGGCCGAGCTCATCAAGTACGCGGTGGAGCATGCGCGCGAGTTCGGCGCGGGCGAGTGA
- a CDS encoding cache domain-containing protein produces the protein MNLRTKIVALAVAPLVVALVLVALAVRHQEHDLARRERALIEKSYMDQRRSELRSYVDLAVSTVRPLYDAGQDDEETRSEALRRLAALDYGDDGYFFVYDMEGRSLMHSRQPELVGQKLWEMRDSHGRFTIQDLIAGARAGGGYVEYEWRKPSSDQMTAKLGYVTSLPRWNWMVGTGLYLDDIEATMRALDRQMSANVTTTLLWIAGIAALCLGVVSATGLLLNLSEHRVAEAKLRLLARRVVQSQEEERGHLARELHDGTSQTLVSAKLLIESAVDALDRGRQPTPPALGKALQRLNDSLLEVRRISHRLRPALLDTLGLPAALARQVDEFAEEGPVGASIMVEGEAFELTPEAKTALFRVTQEALTNVRKHAQAQQVHVALGFSEEGVRLEIGDDGAGFDVDAVQLDPRHGIGLRNMRERVEAIGGMLRVHSQRGRTTIVAEVPAQSARAA, from the coding sequence ATGAACCTCCGCACCAAGATCGTCGCGCTGGCCGTCGCACCGCTCGTGGTGGCGCTGGTGCTGGTGGCGCTGGCCGTGCGGCACCAGGAGCACGACCTCGCACGGCGCGAGCGGGCGCTGATCGAGAAGAGCTACATGGACCAGCGCCGCAGCGAACTGCGCAGCTACGTCGACCTGGCCGTGAGCACCGTGCGCCCGCTCTACGACGCGGGGCAGGACGACGAGGAGACCCGCAGCGAGGCGCTGCGCCGGCTGGCGGCGCTCGACTACGGCGACGACGGCTACTTCTTCGTCTACGACATGGAGGGCCGCTCGCTGATGCATTCGCGCCAGCCCGAGCTGGTGGGGCAGAAGCTCTGGGAAATGCGCGATTCGCACGGCCGCTTCACGATCCAGGACCTGATCGCCGGCGCGCGCGCGGGCGGCGGCTACGTCGAGTACGAATGGCGCAAGCCCTCGAGCGATCAGATGACGGCCAAGCTCGGCTACGTGACTTCGCTGCCGCGCTGGAACTGGATGGTCGGCACTGGCCTCTACCTCGACGACATCGAAGCCACCATGCGCGCGCTCGACCGGCAGATGAGCGCCAACGTCACGACCACGCTGCTGTGGATCGCGGGCATCGCGGCGCTGTGCCTCGGCGTGGTGAGCGCCACCGGGCTGCTGCTCAACCTCAGCGAGCACCGCGTGGCCGAGGCCAAGCTGCGACTGCTCGCGCGCCGCGTGGTGCAGTCGCAGGAAGAGGAGCGCGGCCACCTCGCGCGCGAGCTTCATGACGGCACGAGCCAGACGCTGGTCTCGGCCAAGCTGCTGATCGAGTCGGCGGTCGACGCGCTCGACCGCGGCCGGCAGCCCACGCCGCCCGCGCTCGGCAAGGCGCTGCAGCGGCTCAACGACTCGCTGCTCGAGGTGCGCCGCATCTCGCACCGGCTGCGGCCCGCGCTGCTCGACACCCTGGGCCTGCCGGCCGCGCTCGCGCGGCAGGTCGACGAGTTCGCCGAGGAGGGCCCGGTCGGCGCCTCGATCATGGTCGAGGGCGAGGCCTTCGAGCTCACGCCCGAGGCCAAGACGGCGCTGTTCCGCGTCACGCAGGAGGCGCTCACGAACGTGCGCAAGCATGCGCAGGCGCAGCAGGTGCACGTCGCGCTCGGCTTCTCCGAGGAGGGCGTGCGGCTCGAGATCGGCGACGACGGCGCGGGCTTCGACGTCGATGCGGTGCAGCTCGATCCGCGCCACGGCATCGGCCTGCGCAACATGCGCGAGCGCGTGGAGGCGATCGGCGGCATGCTGCGCGTGCACTCGCAGCGCGGCCGCACCACCATCGTGGCCGAGGTGCCGGCGCAGAGCGCGCGGGCCGCATAG
- a CDS encoding VTT domain-containing protein, with product MAQLMSLLVQNAIAIVFAASFAARLGLPVPAAAVLVVSGALLAAGNVSVAGVVLAAVLANLLGDGAWFYAGRRFGYRFMRLLCRISLSPDSCVRRGESLITRWGGLSLVAAKFVPGVSVVAPPMAGALGMSVPRFIGYDTGAALIWTGVFLGLGWVFRDQIQEVLAMLAQAGGIATAALVVVLLVALAVRYWRRRAFMRLTGMPRITVDELHRLLASDSPPILIDVRGEAGVKVDPRRIPGALPYTLKALQQRRLDLPLDGMRDVVLYCNCPNEVSAALAARVLLARGARRALPLTGGLDAWVASGHPTSLH from the coding sequence ATGGCACAACTGATGTCGCTGCTGGTGCAGAACGCGATCGCGATCGTGTTCGCGGCCAGCTTCGCCGCGCGCCTCGGCCTGCCGGTGCCCGCGGCCGCGGTGCTGGTGGTCTCGGGCGCGCTGCTCGCGGCCGGCAACGTGTCGGTGGCGGGCGTGGTGCTGGCGGCGGTGCTCGCCAACCTGCTCGGCGACGGCGCATGGTTCTATGCCGGGCGCCGCTTCGGCTACCGCTTCATGCGGCTCCTGTGCCGCATTTCGCTCTCGCCCGACTCCTGCGTGCGGCGCGGCGAATCGCTCATCACGCGCTGGGGCGGCCTCTCGCTGGTGGCCGCGAAGTTCGTGCCGGGCGTCTCGGTGGTCGCGCCGCCGATGGCTGGCGCGCTGGGCATGTCGGTGCCGCGCTTCATCGGCTACGACACCGGCGCGGCGCTGATCTGGACCGGCGTGTTCCTCGGCCTGGGCTGGGTCTTCCGCGACCAGATCCAGGAAGTGCTCGCCATGCTGGCCCAGGCGGGCGGCATCGCGACCGCGGCGCTCGTGGTGGTGCTGCTGGTGGCGCTGGCGGTGCGCTACTGGCGCCGCCGCGCCTTCATGCGGCTCACGGGCATGCCGCGCATCACCGTCGACGAGCTGCACCGGCTGCTGGCCAGCGATTCGCCGCCGATCCTCATCGACGTGCGCGGCGAGGCCGGCGTGAAGGTCGATCCGCGCCGCATCCCGGGTGCCCTGCCTTACACCCTCAAGGCGCTGCAGCAGCGCCGGCTCGACCTGCCGCTCGACGGCATGCGCGACGTGGTGCTCTACTGCAACTGCCCCAACGAGGTCTCGGCCGCGCTGGCCGCGCGCGTGCTGCTCGCGCGCGGGGCGCGGCGCGCGCTGCCGCTCACGGGCGGGCTCGACGCGTGGGTGGCGTCGGGGCATCCGACGAGCCTGCACTGA
- a CDS encoding aldo/keto reductase, translating to MSLSTTRLGRTGLTVSRLALGTMTFGLQTDEPTSHRILDKAAEGGINFLDTADVYPLGGTVETTGRTEEIIGRWLQKQGLSGRRRFVLATKAVGKVGPHSWDQGASRKHLLDAIDASLARLQTDHVDLYQLHSDDRETPLEESLEALDVIVRSGRARYVGVSNFLAYRLARALGKAELLRLTRYVSVQPRYSLLFREIERELLPLAAEEGLGVIPYNPLAGGLLTGKYKPGSAPEQNTRFTLGTAGGMYQDRYWNERSFNTVAQLHGLADEAGVPLATLAVAWVMANPLITAPLLGASRPEQLDATLAAAEYRLDPALKQKLDELTAEYRKGDAPR from the coding sequence ATGAGCCTTTCCACCACCCGCCTGGGCCGCACCGGCCTGACCGTCTCGCGCCTTGCGCTCGGCACCATGACCTTCGGGCTGCAGACCGACGAGCCGACCTCGCACCGCATCCTCGACAAGGCGGCCGAGGGCGGCATCAATTTTCTCGACACCGCCGACGTCTACCCGCTCGGCGGCACCGTCGAGACCACCGGCCGCACCGAGGAGATCATCGGCCGCTGGCTGCAGAAGCAGGGTCTCTCGGGCCGCCGCCGCTTCGTGCTCGCCACCAAGGCGGTGGGCAAGGTCGGGCCGCACAGCTGGGACCAGGGCGCCTCGCGCAAGCACCTGCTCGACGCGATCGACGCCTCGCTCGCGCGGCTGCAGACCGACCACGTCGACCTCTACCAGCTGCACAGCGACGACCGCGAGACGCCGCTCGAGGAAAGCCTCGAGGCGCTCGACGTGATCGTCAGGTCGGGCCGCGCGCGCTACGTGGGCGTTTCCAACTTCCTGGCCTACCGGCTCGCGCGCGCACTCGGCAAGGCCGAGCTGCTGCGGCTCACGCGCTATGTGTCGGTGCAGCCGCGCTACAGCCTGCTGTTCCGCGAGATCGAGCGCGAGCTGCTGCCGCTCGCGGCCGAGGAGGGCCTGGGCGTGATCCCCTACAACCCGCTCGCGGGCGGCCTGCTGACGGGCAAGTACAAACCGGGGTCGGCGCCCGAGCAGAACACCCGCTTCACCCTGGGCACGGCCGGCGGCATGTACCAGGACCGCTACTGGAACGAACGCAGCTTCAACACCGTGGCGCAGCTGCATGGCCTCGCCGACGAGGCCGGCGTGCCGCTCGCCACGCTGGCCGTGGCGTGGGTGATGGCGAATCCGCTGATCACCGCGCCGCTGCTCGGCGCCAGCCGTCCCGAGCAGCTCGACGCCACATTGGCCGCGGCCGAATACAGGCTCGATCCCGCGCTGAAGCAGAAGCTCGACGAACTGACCGCCGAATACCGCAAGGGCGACGCGCCGCGATAG
- a CDS encoding MFS transporter: protein MNASPPAPDRADTDISASPSSAAPVNFLRAVLALGVGGFAIGTGEFVIMGLLPEVASDIAVSIPQAGHVISAYALGVVIGAPVLAVLAAGWRRRALLIALMAVFAAGNFASAMAPGYTSLNLLRFATGLPHGTYFGVAALVAATLAPPGRRARAVGLVMLGLTGATLVGVPIAAWLGQLFGWRAAFVFVGVIALVAVALLRRDIPDLAPPAGASPWRELGALRRKQVWFTLGIAAIGFGGMFSVFSYIKPTLVEVAGLPLGGVPFVLALFGLGMVTGNLVGSRLADKSLMRTIGGLLVYAALVLATFTFAAHNVFTAAFNVFLIGTTVAIGPALQIRLMDVAGDAQTLAAALNHSAFNMANALGAWLGGVAIAAGLGWTSTGWVGALLALAGVGIFGWAVASARASARPGAGRRATSTP, encoded by the coding sequence GTGAACGCCTCCCCACCCGCGCCGGACCGCGCGGACACCGACATTTCCGCCTCGCCTTCGTCGGCCGCGCCGGTCAACTTCCTGCGCGCCGTGCTGGCGCTGGGCGTCGGCGGCTTCGCGATCGGCACCGGCGAGTTCGTGATCATGGGCCTGCTGCCCGAGGTCGCGAGCGACATCGCGGTCAGCATTCCGCAGGCCGGCCACGTGATCAGCGCCTATGCGCTCGGCGTGGTGATCGGCGCGCCGGTGCTGGCGGTGCTCGCGGCCGGCTGGCGCCGCCGCGCATTGCTGATCGCACTGATGGCCGTGTTCGCCGCCGGCAACTTCGCGAGCGCGATGGCGCCCGGCTACACCTCGCTGAACCTGCTGCGCTTCGCGACCGGCCTGCCGCACGGCACCTACTTCGGCGTCGCCGCGCTGGTGGCCGCCACGCTCGCGCCGCCCGGGCGCCGGGCACGCGCCGTGGGGCTGGTGATGCTCGGCCTCACGGGCGCCACGCTGGTGGGCGTGCCGATCGCGGCCTGGCTCGGCCAGCTGTTCGGCTGGCGCGCGGCCTTCGTGTTCGTGGGCGTCATCGCGCTGGTCGCGGTGGCGCTGCTGCGCCGCGACATCCCCGACCTGGCGCCGCCCGCGGGCGCCAGCCCGTGGCGCGAACTGGGTGCGCTCAGGCGCAAGCAGGTCTGGTTCACGCTCGGCATCGCCGCCATCGGCTTCGGCGGCATGTTCTCGGTGTTCAGCTACATCAAGCCCACGCTGGTCGAGGTGGCCGGCCTGCCGCTCGGCGGCGTGCCCTTCGTGCTGGCGCTGTTCGGGCTCGGCATGGTCACCGGCAACCTCGTGGGCTCGCGCCTGGCCGACAAGTCGCTGATGCGCACCATCGGGGGCTTGCTGGTCTACGCGGCGCTGGTGCTCGCGACCTTCACCTTCGCAGCGCACAACGTCTTCACCGCGGCCTTCAACGTGTTCCTCATCGGCACCACCGTCGCCATCGGCCCGGCGCTGCAGATCCGCCTGATGGACGTGGCCGGCGACGCGCAGACGCTCGCCGCCGCGCTCAACCACTCGGCCTTCAACATGGCGAACGCGCTCGGCGCCTGGCTCGGCGGCGTGGCGATCGCGGCCGGCCTCGGCTGGACCTCGACCGGCTGGGTCGGCGCGCTGCTGGCGCTCGCGGGCGTGGGCATCTTCGGCTGGGCGGTGGCGAGTGCGCGCGCGAGCGCCCGGCCGGGCGCCGGCCGGCGCGCCACCAGCACCCCGTAG
- the urtE gene encoding urea ABC transporter ATP-binding subunit UrtE, translating to MLTVKNIHQYYGGSHILRDLSFEARLGKVTVLLGRNGVGKTTLLKSLMGLVPIKSGSIELERRPIHKATPYERARAGIGFVPQGREIFARLTVEENLRMGLAYKRGSTPIPAELFELFPVLRQMLHRRGGDLSGGQQQQLAIARALAPGPRLLILDEPTEGIQPSIIKDIGRVIRMLADRGDMAIVLCEQYYDFAQELADDYLVMERGEIIARGLGKDMEAQGVRQLVAI from the coding sequence ATGCTCACAGTCAAGAACATCCATCAGTACTACGGCGGCTCCCACATCCTGCGCGACCTGAGCTTCGAGGCGCGGCTCGGCAAGGTCACGGTGCTGCTGGGCCGCAACGGCGTGGGCAAGACCACGCTGTTGAAATCGCTCATGGGCCTGGTGCCGATCAAGAGCGGCAGCATCGAGCTCGAACGCCGGCCGATCCACAAGGCCACGCCGTACGAACGCGCGCGCGCCGGCATCGGCTTCGTGCCGCAGGGCCGCGAGATCTTCGCGCGGCTCACGGTCGAGGAGAACCTGCGCATGGGTCTCGCCTACAAGCGCGGCAGCACGCCGATCCCGGCCGAGCTGTTCGAGCTGTTTCCGGTGCTCAGGCAGATGCTGCACCGCCGCGGCGGCGACCTCTCGGGCGGCCAGCAGCAGCAGCTCGCGATCGCGCGGGCGCTCGCGCCGGGGCCGCGGCTGTTGATCCTCGACGAGCCGACCGAGGGCATCCAGCCGAGCATCATCAAGGACATCGGTCGCGTGATCCGCATGCTGGCCGACCGCGGCGACATGGCGATCGTGCTGTGCGAGCAGTACTACGACTTCGCGCAGGAACTCGCCGACGACTACCTCGTGATGGAACGCGGCGAGATCATCGCGCGCGGACTCGGCAAGGACATGGAGGCGCAGGGCGTGCGCCAGCTCGTCGCGATCTGA
- the urtD gene encoding urea ABC transporter ATP-binding protein UrtD, producing MTPDLMEAGAERAARAKGLHGASGNTESGGRAAGFGRIATPGEVDVTHGRILYLEDVSVSFDGFKAINKLSLDIAPGELRCIIGPNGAGKTTMMDIITGKTRPDEGTVFFGSTIDLLRHKEAEIAQLGIGRKFQKPTVFEHLTVFENLELALKTDKGVRASMLFRLDSAQSDRLAEVLQTIHLADAANRLAGNLSHGQKQWLEIGMLLMQDPKLLLLDEPVAGMTDEETARTAELFLSLKGKHSLMVVEHDMSFIRTISEIVTVLCDGSVLAQGTLDEVQADERVIEVYLGR from the coding sequence ATGACGCCCGACCTGATGGAAGCCGGCGCCGAGCGCGCGGCGCGCGCCAAGGGCCTGCACGGCGCGAGCGGCAACACCGAATCGGGCGGCCGTGCTGCCGGCTTCGGCCGCATCGCCACGCCCGGCGAGGTCGACGTCACGCACGGCCGCATCCTCTACCTGGAAGACGTGAGCGTGAGCTTCGACGGCTTCAAGGCGATCAATAAGCTCTCGCTCGACATCGCCCCGGGCGAGCTGCGCTGCATCATCGGCCCCAACGGCGCGGGCAAGACCACGATGATGGACATCATCACCGGCAAGACCCGGCCCGACGAGGGCACGGTGTTCTTCGGCAGCACCATCGACCTGCTGCGCCACAAGGAGGCCGAGATCGCGCAGCTCGGCATCGGCCGCAAGTTCCAGAAGCCGACCGTGTTCGAGCACCTGACGGTGTTCGAGAACCTCGAGCTCGCGCTCAAGACCGACAAGGGCGTGCGCGCCTCGATGCTGTTCCGCCTCGACTCGGCGCAGAGCGACCGGCTCGCCGAAGTGCTCCAGACCATCCACCTCGCCGACGCCGCGAACCGGCTCGCGGGCAACCTGAGCCACGGCCAGAAGCAGTGGCTCGAGATCGGCATGCTGCTGATGCAGGACCCGAAGCTGCTGCTGCTCGACGAGCCCGTCGCCGGCATGACCGACGAGGAGACCGCGCGCACCGCCGAACTCTTCCTTTCGCTCAAGGGCAAACACTCGCTGATGGTGGTGGAGCACGACATGAGCTTCATCCGCACCATCTCCGAGATCGTGACCGTGCTGTGCGACGGATCGGTGCTCGCGCAGGGCACGCTCGACGAGGTGCAGGCGGACGAGCGGGTGATCGAGGTTTATCTGGGCCGCTAG
- the urtC gene encoding urea ABC transporter permease subunit UrtC — MSKVVLPTKGPLLSGKGWTAFFVALIVVCAVAPVLNIWVPAGSPLHMSDYAVALVGKIMCYAICALAMDLIWGYTGILSLGHGLFFALGGYMMGMYLMRQIGRDGNYKSELPDFMVFLDWKTLPWHWSFSDSFVATLVLIVAVPGLIAFVFGFFAFRSRIKGVYFSIITQALTFAAMLLFFRNETGFGGNNGFTDFKRILGIPIATQQMRMTLFALTGATLLGFFLFAKWLIASKFGRVLQAIRDAESRVMFSGYNPLPYKLTIWVISAVMCGVAGALYVPQVGIINPGEMSPANSIEIAIWAAVGGRATLVGPILGAFIVNGAKSWLTVAYPEYWLYFLGALFIAVTLFLPNGIVGLARQWLSRGKAKKAEPAAPGAGREEAQRALAAAQGMEPASLHAPLAAEVKGARA; from the coding sequence ATGAGCAAGGTCGTACTCCCAACCAAAGGGCCGCTCCTGAGCGGCAAGGGCTGGACGGCCTTCTTCGTCGCGCTGATCGTGGTCTGCGCGGTGGCGCCCGTGCTCAACATCTGGGTGCCCGCGGGCAGCCCGCTGCACATGAGCGACTACGCCGTCGCGCTCGTCGGCAAGATCATGTGCTACGCGATCTGCGCGCTCGCGATGGACCTGATCTGGGGCTACACCGGCATCCTTTCGCTGGGCCACGGGCTTTTCTTCGCGCTCGGCGGCTACATGATGGGCATGTACCTCATGCGCCAGATCGGCCGCGACGGCAACTACAAGAGCGAACTGCCCGACTTCATGGTGTTCCTCGACTGGAAGACGCTGCCCTGGCACTGGAGCTTCAGCGACAGCTTCGTCGCCACGCTGGTGCTGATCGTCGCGGTTCCGGGGCTGATCGCCTTCGTGTTCGGCTTCTTCGCCTTCCGCTCGCGCATCAAGGGCGTGTACTTCTCGATCATCACGCAGGCGCTGACCTTCGCGGCGATGCTGCTGTTCTTCCGCAACGAGACCGGCTTCGGCGGCAACAACGGCTTCACCGACTTCAAGCGCATCCTCGGCATTCCGATCGCGACGCAGCAGATGCGCATGACGCTGTTCGCGCTCACGGGCGCCACGCTGCTGGGCTTCTTCCTGTTCGCGAAGTGGCTGATCGCGAGCAAGTTCGGCCGCGTGCTGCAGGCGATCCGCGACGCGGAGTCGCGCGTGATGTTCTCGGGCTACAACCCGCTGCCGTACAAGCTCACGATCTGGGTGATCTCGGCCGTGATGTGCGGCGTGGCGGGCGCGCTCTACGTGCCGCAGGTCGGCATCATCAACCCGGGCGAGATGAGCCCGGCCAACTCGATCGAGATCGCGATCTGGGCCGCAGTGGGCGGACGTGCCACGCTGGTCGGGCCGATCCTCGGCGCCTTCATCGTCAACGGCGCGAAGAGCTGGCTCACGGTGGCCTATCCCGAGTACTGGCTGTACTTCCTCGGCGCGCTGTTCATCGCCGTCACGCTGTTCCTGCCGAACGGCATCGTGGGGCTGGCGCGCCAATGGCTCTCGCGCGGGAAGGCGAAGAAGGCGGAACCCGCCGCACCGGGTGCCGGCCGCGAGGAGGCGCAGCGCGCGCTCGCCGCCGCGCAGGGCATGGAGCCCGCGTCGCTGCATGCGCCGCTGGCGGCCGAAGTGAAGGGAGCCCGCGCATGA